The following are from one region of the Nostoc cf. commune SO-36 genome:
- a CDS encoding glycosyltransferase family 4 protein: MKLCIVTHKIKKGDGQGRVNYEVVQEAIRHGYELTLLASEIAPELEKNSQVNWISIPVKSYPTEFVRNLIFAQKSADWLLKNRSSIDLVKVNGAINMTAADVNAVHFVHSSWLRSPVHISRNRRDLYGFYQWLFTAFNARWEKQAFQRAKVVVAVSEKVAQELVSIGVPRSRIRVIVNGVDLEEFTPGESNRQKLGLPQNVTLALFAGDIRTRRKNLDTVLHALAKVPDLHLAVVGRVEGSPFPQLAASLGLTERVHFIGYRLDISEIMRSVDLFVFPSRYEACTLVLLEALSSGLPVITATATGGAELVTPECGIVLPDSDDVDALAVALMSLVSDSALMQQMGKAARSVAEQYSWTTMAKTYVDLFEELSKNAEHRSHTNLSPSTRPLTLPFGATGTN, encoded by the coding sequence ATGAAACTTTGTATTGTCACTCATAAAATTAAAAAAGGTGATGGTCAGGGACGGGTAAACTATGAAGTTGTCCAAGAAGCAATTCGTCATGGCTATGAACTGACATTATTGGCTAGTGAAATCGCACCAGAACTGGAAAAAAATAGTCAAGTTAATTGGATTTCAATTCCAGTTAAAAGCTATCCCACAGAATTTGTACGTAATTTAATATTTGCTCAAAAAAGTGCAGATTGGTTGCTTAAAAATCGCTCTAGCATTGATTTAGTTAAAGTCAATGGAGCAATTAACATGACTGCGGCTGATGTAAATGCTGTACATTTTGTCCACAGTTCATGGTTGCGATCGCCTGTTCATATTTCCCGCAACCGCCGTGATTTATATGGCTTTTACCAGTGGCTATTTACAGCTTTTAATGCGCGTTGGGAAAAACAGGCTTTCCAAAGAGCTAAGGTTGTTGTGGCTGTATCGGAAAAGGTAGCCCAAGAATTAGTCAGCATTGGTGTACCGCGTTCTCGGATTCGGGTAATTGTCAATGGCGTAGACTTAGAAGAGTTTACGCCTGGTGAAAGCAATCGCCAAAAATTAGGTTTACCGCAGAACGTCACCCTAGCACTGTTTGCTGGAGACATCCGCACACGCAGAAAGAATTTAGATACAGTCTTGCACGCCTTGGCGAAAGTTCCCGATTTGCATCTGGCGGTGGTGGGTCGTGTAGAAGGTAGTCCCTTCCCGCAATTAGCGGCTTCTTTGGGGTTAACTGAACGTGTGCATTTTATCGGATATCGACTTGATATCTCCGAAATTATGCGATCAGTAGATTTATTTGTTTTTCCTTCCCGATACGAAGCTTGCACCCTCGTATTGTTAGAAGCACTTTCTTCAGGACTGCCAGTAATTACTGCCACAGCTACCGGAGGTGCAGAGTTGGTGACACCAGAATGTGGCATTGTCTTACCTGACTCAGATGATGTCGATGCTTTAGCTGTGGCGTTGATGTCTTTGGTGAGCGATTCCGCCCTGATGCAACAGATGGGTAAAGCAGCTCGCTCTGTAGCAGAACAATATAGCTGGACTACTATGGCAAAAACTTATGTGGATTTATTCGAGGAGTTAAGCAAGAATGCGGAACACCGTTCTCATACCAACTTATCGCCGTCCACAAGACCTCTCACGCTGCCTTTTGGCGCTACAGGAACAAACTAA
- a CDS encoding glycosyltransferase family 2 protein yields MSLLPESQQPLVSVIIPTYNRPEYLKLAITSAIKQTYQNIEIIISDNCSSENIQALVASFGDSRIKFWRHQQNVGMLANQQYGFKIARGKYCASLHDDDIWNEDFLSKLIPPLEANPDLIIAFCDQYIIDAQGKINNIGTEQNTRAFKRHKLAKGIHQPFYKIGLIDKSIPTAAACVIRNDFVDWDSIPSEVDGMWDLYLTYLCCISGHGAYYHPERLTQYRAHAQTDTMLSGGRDLQAKIRKAKSEMFCYQVFMEDTHLKEFKNYFQQKWLEANTTLGIGLLRSEQIAEARPYFWQALNKQKFNPRTVAALGLSFTPRFLASKLIKTSK; encoded by the coding sequence ATGTCTTTACTTCCAGAATCCCAACAACCTTTAGTCAGCGTTATTATCCCTACTTATAATAGACCAGAGTATCTCAAGCTAGCGATCACTAGCGCTATCAAACAAACTTATCAGAATATTGAAATTATTATTTCTGATAATTGTAGTTCAGAAAATATTCAAGCCCTTGTCGCATCTTTTGGCGATTCACGCATCAAATTTTGGCGGCATCAGCAGAATGTGGGTATGTTAGCTAATCAGCAGTATGGCTTCAAGATAGCGCGAGGTAAATATTGCGCTAGTCTCCATGACGATGATATTTGGAATGAAGACTTTTTATCAAAGTTAATACCACCGCTAGAAGCAAACCCTGATTTAATTATCGCTTTTTGCGACCAATATATTATAGATGCTCAGGGGAAAATTAATAATATTGGAACTGAACAAAATACACGCGCTTTCAAGCGGCATAAATTAGCAAAAGGAATTCATCAACCTTTTTATAAAATTGGGTTAATAGATAAAAGCATACCGACTGCGGCAGCTTGTGTGATTCGCAACGATTTTGTAGATTGGGATAGTATTCCTTCAGAAGTTGACGGGATGTGGGATTTATATTTAACCTACCTTTGCTGTATATCTGGTCATGGTGCTTACTACCATCCCGAAAGACTGACGCAATATCGTGCCCATGCCCAAACTGATACTATGCTCAGTGGTGGTAGAGATTTACAGGCAAAAATTCGCAAAGCAAAAAGCGAAATGTTTTGTTATCAAGTCTTTATGGAAGATACTCATTTAAAGGAGTTTAAAAATTATTTTCAACAGAAATGGTTAGAAGCTAATACCACTTTAGGAATTGGTTTACTACGAAGTGAACAAATAGCAGAAGCACGTCCTTATTTTTGGCAGGCGTTAAATAAACAAAAATTTAATCCCCGAACTGTGGCAGCACTTGGTCTTAGTTTTACTCCGCGTTTTTTAGCAAGTAAGTTAATCAAAACATCTAAATAA
- a CDS encoding glycosyltransferase, translating to MKVIIVMPLAEQRGGGEMMLWDLLQQGRNAGVEWLVIFLKHGPMVEEVKSLGIDARVVESGRLRQIHRFIGAVFQIAAIARRERADIIVNWMWITHISGGLAAMLAGLPAVWYQLEVPSDKTWLVRLATLIPAQAIITLSLDGKQAQAEIWPHRPTPLVYPGVALDRFEPNALPSCEEARRKLGLPLHRPLIGIVGRLQRWKGMHVLVQAMPKILQKYPDAHCLVVGGKHDLEPEYEDFLKAEIATLGLKEQVIMAGLQRNIPEWVQAMDVFVHASDKEPFGIVIIEAMALGKPVIAGDAGGPTEIITDGMNGLLTPYGDADKLAIAILRYLDEQEFAQSAGMAARQRALDFSTQNYAQNLINAIRSAIPSVS from the coding sequence ATGAAAGTAATTATTGTAATGCCATTAGCCGAGCAACGAGGCGGTGGTGAAATGATGCTTTGGGATTTGTTACAGCAAGGACGTAATGCTGGTGTTGAGTGGTTGGTGATATTTTTAAAACACGGCCCGATGGTCGAAGAAGTAAAGTCTCTTGGTATTGATGCGCGAGTTGTGGAAAGTGGACGTTTACGCCAAATCCACCGTTTTATTGGCGCTGTTTTTCAGATAGCTGCGATCGCTCGCCGCGAACGTGCAGATATAATTGTCAATTGGATGTGGATTACACATATCTCTGGAGGTTTGGCGGCGATGCTGGCTGGCTTGCCTGCTGTGTGGTATCAACTAGAAGTGCCTAGTGACAAAACTTGGTTGGTGCGACTCGCTACTTTAATTCCAGCACAGGCAATTATCACTCTCTCGCTAGATGGTAAGCAAGCACAGGCAGAAATTTGGCCTCATAGACCAACACCTTTAGTTTATCCTGGTGTCGCACTAGATCGATTTGAGCCTAACGCTTTACCTTCTTGTGAAGAAGCACGGCGGAAACTGGGCTTACCTTTACATAGGCCGTTGATTGGAATTGTTGGACGATTGCAACGATGGAAAGGTATGCACGTACTGGTGCAAGCAATGCCCAAAATTTTACAGAAGTATCCCGATGCCCATTGTCTGGTAGTTGGCGGTAAGCACGATTTAGAACCGGAATACGAGGACTTCTTAAAAGCAGAAATTGCCACTTTAGGCTTGAAAGAGCAGGTAATTATGGCTGGACTACAGCGTAATATTCCAGAGTGGGTGCAGGCGATGGATGTATTTGTTCATGCATCAGATAAAGAACCCTTTGGGATTGTGATTATTGAGGCGATGGCCCTGGGTAAACCTGTGATTGCTGGCGATGCAGGCGGCCCAACAGAGATTATTACCGATGGCATGAATGGACTATTAACACCTTACGGCGATGCAGATAAATTAGCGATCGCAATTCTCCGCTATCTTGACGAGCAAGAATTTGCTCAGAGTGCAGGAATGGCTGCTAGGCAACGTGCCCTCGATTTTTCAACGCAGAACTATGCTCAAAACTTAATTAATGCAATTCGTTCTGCAATACCAAGTGTTTCTTAA
- a CDS encoding glycosyltransferase family 2 protein translates to MRNTVLIPTYRRPQDLSRCLLALQEQTKPVDQVIVVVRDTDTATWQFLAQYTAHNLPLHTVKVAEPGVVAALNAGLAVVEGDIVSITDDDAAPHPDWLERIAAHFICDSCIGGLGGRDWVHHGSKLEDESRLLVGRLQWFGRVIGNHHLGVGEPREVDILKGVNMSFRTQAIGQMRFDERMRGTGAQVHFEMAFTLALKRAGWKIIYDPNVAVDHYPAQRFDEDQRNNFNEIAFINLVHNETLALLEHLPFIRRIVFLFWAVFVGTSDSLGLVQWLRFLPSQGQLAGKKLLASWRGRWQGYKQFVIGH, encoded by the coding sequence ATGCGGAACACCGTTCTCATACCAACTTATCGCCGTCCACAAGACCTCTCACGCTGCCTTTTGGCGCTACAGGAACAAACTAAACCCGTTGATCAGGTGATAGTGGTTGTCCGCGATACAGATACAGCAACTTGGCAATTTCTGGCGCAATACACAGCGCACAATTTGCCATTGCATACCGTGAAAGTGGCAGAACCTGGGGTAGTAGCAGCCCTCAACGCCGGACTAGCAGTAGTGGAAGGTGATATTGTTTCTATTACTGATGATGATGCCGCACCTCACCCGGATTGGTTAGAGCGCATTGCCGCTCATTTCATCTGTGATAGTTGCATTGGTGGTCTTGGTGGGCGTGATTGGGTACACCACGGCAGCAAATTAGAAGACGAATCTCGTCTATTAGTCGGGCGCTTACAGTGGTTTGGGCGAGTGATTGGCAACCATCACCTGGGAGTGGGAGAACCCCGCGAAGTTGATATTCTCAAGGGCGTGAACATGAGTTTTCGTACCCAAGCAATCGGACAAATGCGCTTTGATGAGCGGATGCGTGGTACTGGAGCGCAGGTACATTTTGAAATGGCATTCACTCTGGCATTAAAGCGGGCTGGTTGGAAGATAATTTATGATCCTAACGTTGCTGTAGATCATTATCCAGCACAACGTTTTGACGAAGATCAGCGAAATAACTTTAATGAAATTGCCTTTATTAATTTAGTCCATAATGAAACCTTAGCTTTATTAGAACATTTGCCATTTATTCGCCGGATTGTATTTTTATTTTGGGCAGTATTCGTGGGTACATCCGATAGTTTGGGTTTAGTACAATGGCTGAGATTTTTACCTAGCCAAGGGCAGTTGGCAGGGAAAAAGTTGCTGGCATCGTGGCGTGGGCGTTGGCAAGGATATAAACAATTTGTCATTGGTCATTAG
- a CDS encoding O-antigen ligase domain-containing protein has product MNSRQILFNSFLQENYSPEERSLQGWMAIAGFILLTVVCYFAGATAALRLIYPVTALIVAIFLYLRHPILYISFTWWIWFLTPLATRLVDYRVGWDATRQMLIAPYLVVFITIATFLRHFPRASRQGGLPFVLAFIGVFYGFLVGLIYNPPVPVARGLLDWLSPIIFAFHLFSNWRDYPSYRQNIQRTFLWCVLILGTYGIYQFVVAPEWDRYWLIQSKLFTSSGNPAPFEMRVWSTLHSVGPFGSVMQAGLLLLFTSSASLILPASAVGYLSFLLTQARTNWGGWLFGIILIIGSVKTRIQMRLITIIVVMAICVVPLTTIEPISGVVAARLETFSNLEDDNSFKDRSGSYDRNLGLALSNGLGNGLGNIWKVNEKTGQIEVVVIDSGILDMFFTLGWFGAIFYMGGLILLIISVSGYGEGRFDSFISAARAIGISSAAQLIIGSGMLSVAGMILWGFLAMAMAGHKYYTNPRLPSNTHDFLEKSRIC; this is encoded by the coding sequence ATGAATTCTAGACAGATACTTTTCAATAGTTTTTTACAAGAAAACTATTCTCCCGAAGAGCGATCGCTACAGGGTTGGATGGCGATCGCAGGTTTTATATTATTAACTGTAGTTTGCTATTTTGCTGGTGCTACTGCCGCTTTGCGCCTAATTTACCCGGTTACAGCTTTAATAGTAGCCATATTTTTATACTTGCGGCATCCCATTCTCTACATCAGCTTTACTTGGTGGATCTGGTTTCTCACACCTTTAGCTACTCGCTTAGTTGACTATCGAGTCGGCTGGGACGCTACCCGTCAAATGCTTATAGCACCCTACTTAGTGGTGTTTATAACCATAGCAACATTCTTACGACACTTTCCCCGCGCCTCTCGCCAAGGGGGTTTGCCGTTTGTTTTGGCTTTTATTGGAGTGTTCTATGGCTTTCTAGTCGGTCTGATTTACAACCCACCTGTCCCTGTAGCACGCGGTCTACTAGATTGGCTCAGTCCGATTATCTTCGCTTTTCACTTATTTAGTAACTGGCGAGATTATCCCAGTTATCGCCAGAATATTCAGCGAACATTCCTTTGGTGTGTGTTGATTTTAGGAACTTATGGCATATATCAATTTGTAGTAGCTCCTGAGTGGGATAGATACTGGCTTATACAATCAAAATTATTCACGAGTTCTGGAAACCCTGCACCTTTTGAGATGCGCGTCTGGAGTACATTGCACTCAGTTGGCCCCTTTGGTTCTGTCATGCAGGCTGGATTGCTATTGTTATTTACTAGTTCAGCAAGTTTAATTCTTCCAGCTTCGGCTGTTGGTTACTTGTCCTTCCTGTTGACGCAAGCACGTACTAATTGGGGGGGCTGGTTATTTGGAATAATTTTGATTATAGGTTCAGTCAAAACCAGAATTCAAATGCGCTTAATTACCATAATTGTAGTTATGGCAATTTGTGTTGTGCCATTGACAACTATCGAGCCAATTTCTGGCGTTGTCGCAGCCCGTTTAGAAACTTTTTCTAATCTTGAAGACGATAATAGCTTTAAAGATAGATCGGGAAGTTACGACAGAAACCTGGGTTTAGCTCTCTCTAATGGTCTAGGTAACGGCTTAGGAAATATTTGGAAAGTCAACGAAAAAACTGGTCAGATTGAAGTCGTGGTAATTGATAGTGGCATTTTAGATATGTTTTTCACCCTTGGTTGGTTTGGAGCCATCTTTTATATGGGTGGATTAATCTTGTTAATTATCAGTGTTAGCGGCTATGGTGAAGGTCGTTTCGATAGCTTTATCAGTGCTGCCCGTGCCATTGGCATCAGTTCTGCTGCACAATTAATTATCGGTAGCGGTATGTTGAGCGTAGCAGGTATGATTCTTTGGGGATTTTTAGCTATGGCTATGGCAGGGCATAAGTACTATACCAATCCTCGGCTGCCCTCCAACACCCACGACTTCTTAGAGAAGTCGAGAATCTGTTGA